A genomic segment from Saprospiraceae bacterium encodes:
- a CDS encoding 3'-5' exonuclease, with product MSWLKLFQTKNNLPLPPEWEAYLQHFNHPYTRKTPLRELRFVVLDLETTGLDVKKDRMLSLGAIAIENQQIRISERLECFVSQANYTPNESVGIHGITSKTSAGGITEEEVILHLLSFCGQSIIVGHHIGFDLAMINQVTKRLWGKRLKNKAIDTAQLALRLHPPRPFETAFHPFSLDAVCQQFHIPLEERHTAAGDALLTAILFLKIMGRLEKRGLKTLADLWRFQSKD from the coding sequence ATGTCCTGGCTAAAACTATTCCAAACGAAAAATAACCTGCCACTCCCGCCGGAATGGGAGGCCTACCTCCAGCATTTCAATCACCCCTACACCCGAAAGACCCCGCTGCGCGAGCTCCGATTTGTCGTCCTGGACCTAGAAACAACCGGATTGGATGTAAAAAAAGACCGCATGTTGTCTCTCGGTGCCATTGCTATTGAAAACCAACAAATACGGATAAGTGAGCGCCTGGAATGCTTTGTTAGTCAAGCTAATTATACCCCAAACGAGAGTGTCGGCATCCACGGCATTACCTCCAAGACAAGTGCTGGCGGCATTACAGAAGAAGAAGTGATCTTGCACTTATTGTCCTTTTGTGGGCAGAGCATTATCGTGGGGCATCATATAGGCTTTGACCTGGCCATGATCAATCAGGTGACAAAGCGACTTTGGGGGAAGCGATTAAAAAACAAGGCCATCGACACAGCTCAACTCGCCCTTCGACTTCATCCGCCGCGCCCCTTTGAAACGGCTTTCCATCCCTTCTCTTTGGATGCCGTCTGCCAGCAATTCCATATTCCCCTGGAAGAACGCCATACTGCGGCGGGGGATGCCCTACTGACAGCCATCCTGTTTTTGAAAATCATGGGAAGACTGGAAAAGCGGGGATTGAAGACATTGGCTGATTTATGGCGTTTCCAAAGCAAAGATTAA
- a CDS encoding 3-oxoacyl-[acyl-carrier-protein] synthase III C-terminal domain-containing protein, translating to MKKGNTIIESIGDYLPPTAVSSQEILDGCVNSPRFPLERVSGIKERRMAGVEEFALDLAIKAIKACLNNSKYTVKDIDLVICCNISHYDKPARYSFEPSGAIKLHKEFGFDQATVFDISNACAGVFTGIYIADAYLKAGAAKRVMVVSGEYITHLTKNAQKEITDFRDPRMACLTLGDSGVALILEQSDREDVGFHKMEMLTLGDHSELCIAKQTDFSHGGAIMLTESARLAEVAVKEGSKQLARMITENANKEVDILLTHQTSTLSIQAGIKEVNRLLEKQKFSNENTINNLAERGNTSSTSHIVAIMDNIRKHNFKDGQNILFSVNASGVTLGASLYTFDDLPTRLLNGNGHLTNASANGHDTLTPARLPKRVVIDSIGTIPSDVNIKKSTFDLSNYVAKACLDQSGMSGDDIDLLLFAGVYRDEFICEPAIAALLAGDIKMRSDNYKNATNSFALDVMNGALGFLNAIDVASNMINSGKATNVMVLTAEIENNKETIPDVLIGLEETASGMILRKAAANEKGFSDIFFEKFPDFIDKIDISSTWEKGITVIDPFIDEQMEEIFVACIVETINKAANIKGLLKDNKITKIIPQQISASFILKLSKAMGLPKDLFVDARMSDKDLFTSSIAYGMDQMEGKPGDIALIIGVGSGVQVGCALYHY from the coding sequence ATGAAAAAAGGCAACACCATCATCGAAAGTATAGGTGACTATTTACCGCCTACAGCTGTATCTTCTCAGGAAATTCTGGATGGATGTGTCAACAGTCCCAGGTTTCCTTTAGAACGTGTTTCTGGTATTAAGGAACGAAGAATGGCTGGCGTTGAGGAGTTTGCCCTTGATTTAGCCATTAAGGCGATCAAGGCCTGTTTAAACAATTCCAAATATACCGTTAAGGATATAGATTTGGTCATATGTTGTAATATTTCGCATTATGATAAGCCTGCTCGGTACTCTTTCGAGCCTTCCGGGGCCATTAAATTGCATAAAGAATTTGGCTTTGATCAAGCCACCGTATTCGATATTTCCAATGCCTGCGCTGGTGTTTTTACAGGTATCTATATAGCGGATGCTTATCTCAAAGCTGGTGCTGCCAAACGAGTAATGGTGGTCAGTGGCGAATACATTACCCACCTTACGAAAAATGCACAAAAGGAGATTACCGATTTCAGAGACCCTCGTATGGCTTGCCTCACCCTTGGCGACTCTGGTGTTGCCCTGATCCTGGAACAATCTGATCGGGAAGACGTCGGTTTTCACAAGATGGAAATGTTGACCCTAGGCGATCACAGCGAACTGTGTATTGCTAAACAAACCGACTTTAGCCATGGTGGAGCCATCATGCTGACGGAGTCGGCCAGATTGGCAGAGGTAGCGGTAAAAGAAGGCTCGAAACAATTGGCTCGAATGATCACAGAAAACGCCAATAAGGAGGTCGATATTCTGCTTACCCATCAAACATCTACCTTGAGCATTCAAGCTGGTATCAAAGAGGTAAATCGCCTCCTGGAAAAGCAGAAGTTTTCGAATGAAAATACAATCAATAATCTGGCGGAAAGGGGAAATACCTCTTCCACGTCCCATATTGTTGCGATCATGGATAATATCCGGAAGCACAACTTCAAGGATGGACAAAATATCCTCTTTAGTGTCAATGCTTCTGGTGTTACTTTGGGGGCTTCTCTCTATACTTTTGATGATCTTCCTACCCGCCTCCTGAATGGCAATGGCCATTTAACAAACGCAAGTGCTAATGGCCATGACACCCTGACGCCTGCTCGTCTCCCCAAACGAGTTGTCATTGACTCGATAGGAACAATCCCTTCAGACGTAAATATTAAAAAGAGTACCTTTGATTTATCCAATTACGTAGCAAAAGCTTGTTTGGATCAATCCGGAATGAGTGGTGATGACATCGACTTGTTGCTCTTTGCGGGTGTATATCGCGATGAATTCATTTGCGAACCTGCCATTGCCGCTTTGCTGGCAGGTGACATCAAAATGCGTTCTGATAATTACAAAAACGCTACGAATTCTTTTGCCTTAGATGTGATGAATGGGGCGCTCGGCTTTTTGAATGCCATTGATGTCGCCTCCAACATGATCAATAGTGGTAAGGCAACAAATGTAATGGTACTGACTGCCGAAATCGAAAATAACAAAGAAACCATTCCTGATGTCTTGATCGGCCTGGAGGAAACAGCATCGGGAATGATACTGCGCAAAGCAGCTGCTAATGAGAAGGGCTTCAGCGATATTTTCTTTGAAAAATTCCCCGACTTTATTGACAAAATAGATATTTCAAGTACATGGGAAAAGGGTATTACAGTTATTGATCCATTTATCGATGAACAAATGGAAGAAATTTTTGTAGCATGCATTGTTGAAACGATAAACAAGGCAGCCAACATCAAAGGACTGCTAAAAGACAATAAAATTACAAAAATTATTCCTCAGCAGATCTCAGCCTCTTTTATCCTTAAACTTAGCAAAGCGATGGGACTTCCCAAGGATCTCTTCGTAGATGCAAGGATGAGTGATAAAGACCTCTTTACGTCTTCCATTGCCTATGGCATGGATCAAATGGAGGGAAAACCTGGTGATATTGCTTTGATTATCGGTGTAGGATCAGGTGTTCAGGTAGGATGCGCATTGTACCACTACTAG
- a CDS encoding ankyrin repeat domain-containing protein has product MLSILTYLIIAGMLIFLVIMPFETKSGGDAATRDLGKYLILLPVAAIVFMVVFNLPTSNWIKYLALAVGLLCFALLVIFLLALSGSSLIFQDTRTPRTLPQYEDPILTQLFDVFHKGKVKQWKTLLQSHSEYLQHNQLLQDILYDANADNESNQRKLEAVKYMLEAGAKIDTSNCSNLAFLANSRKADFVELLLQHGADPNCIPWQGQTVLCFAIGGYYKDGKVIDLLVKYGADLNAKKYDEQHQDSLPPLLYAAYYGQWHCCQTLLKNGADPYYKNKDGVSIKDFILKEAEKSKDQLYYREPEFLKLVEQIKQYP; this is encoded by the coding sequence ATGCTTTCTATCTTAACTTATCTCATTATTGCCGGAATGCTGATTTTTCTGGTCATCATGCCATTTGAGACCAAATCAGGCGGAGATGCAGCTACCAGAGATTTAGGCAAATACTTGATATTGCTGCCTGTTGCGGCAATTGTCTTTATGGTGGTATTTAATCTGCCGACAAGCAACTGGATTAAATACCTGGCACTCGCCGTAGGGCTTTTGTGTTTTGCCCTTTTAGTCATTTTTTTGCTCGCCCTGTCGGGTTCAAGTTTGATATTTCAGGATACCCGCACACCCCGTACACTACCACAGTATGAAGACCCGATTTTGACCCAATTGTTTGATGTCTTCCATAAGGGCAAAGTGAAGCAGTGGAAAACTTTGCTGCAATCGCATTCAGAATACCTTCAACACAATCAATTGCTGCAAGATATTTTGTACGATGCCAATGCAGACAATGAGTCGAATCAGCGCAAATTGGAGGCGGTAAAATATATGCTCGAAGCTGGCGCAAAAATTGACACTAGCAATTGCAGTAATCTTGCTTTTTTGGCTAATAGTAGAAAAGCCGACTTCGTCGAATTGCTTTTGCAGCATGGCGCAGATCCTAATTGCATTCCATGGCAAGGGCAAACAGTGCTTTGTTTTGCCATAGGAGGTTATTATAAAGATGGAAAGGTTATTGATTTGCTTGTAAAGTATGGAGCCGACCTCAATGCAAAAAAATATGACGAACAACACCAAGATAGCCTCCCACCCCTTTTATATGCAGCATATTATGGACAGTGGCATTGTTGCCAGACCTTGCTGAAAAACGGAGCCGACCCCTATTACAAGAATAAAGACGGTGTCAGCATTAAAGATTTCATTCTCAAAGAAGCGGAAAAATCTAAGGATCAGCTCTACTACAGGGAGCCGGAGTTCTTGAAATTAGTGGAGCAAATTAAACAGTATCCATAA
- a CDS encoding SDR family NAD(P)-dependent oxidoreductase gives MKHIVITGTSSGIGFASVRYLIDRGFFVFGCVRTESDAEELRKAYPKQFSPLVFDLIDEEAIHQSAAEVKDHLEGKALFGLVNNAAAVVSGPITHISKADMMYQFEVNTFGPLNLCQAYFPLLRGEKGQQPGRIVNVTSLSGEIAMPFLGPYSASKRALMSMTHTLRREFYPYGVDVIEVVPGRVKTGIVEKLNNADQPYQGTDFEVPMRRRMETAMEMREFGLEPEVISAAIHEALTAKNPKYRYVKPDLYFKGYRLPTMLPARMIDRVLAKQMKLLPSFLRSKS, from the coding sequence ATGAAACATATTGTAATTACCGGGACATCTAGTGGCATTGGTTTTGCGTCTGTAAGATACTTGATCGACCGGGGATTCTTTGTATTTGGCTGTGTACGAACCGAATCGGATGCGGAGGAACTCCGGAAAGCTTATCCCAAGCAATTTTCCCCCCTGGTATTCGACTTGATAGACGAGGAGGCTATCCATCAGAGCGCAGCAGAAGTTAAGGATCATTTAGAGGGGAAAGCACTGTTTGGACTAGTGAATAATGCAGCTGCCGTCGTTTCGGGGCCCATCACCCATATTTCCAAAGCAGATATGATGTACCAGTTTGAGGTCAATACCTTTGGGCCACTCAATTTGTGTCAAGCCTATTTTCCCTTATTGAGGGGAGAAAAAGGACAACAGCCTGGGCGAATTGTTAATGTTACCTCCCTATCCGGAGAGATTGCCATGCCTTTTTTAGGCCCCTATTCTGCCTCCAAACGCGCCCTAATGAGTATGACCCATACTTTGAGGAGAGAATTTTATCCCTATGGCGTTGACGTAATCGAAGTGGTGCCTGGGCGTGTAAAAACGGGAATCGTTGAAAAGCTAAACAATGCCGACCAACCCTACCAGGGAACGGACTTTGAAGTACCGATGCGCAGGCGAATGGAGACCGCCATGGAAATGCGTGAATTTGGCTTGGAACCGGAAGTGATCTCAGCCGCTATCCACGAAGCATTAACTGCTAAAAACCCTAAGTATCGCTACGTCAAACCGGATTTGTATTTCAAAGGATACCGGCTACCGACCATGCTACCTGCGCGAATGATCGATCGCGTTTTAGCAAAACAAATGAAGCTTTTGCCTTCTTTTCTTCGTTCCAAATCTTAG
- a CDS encoding DUF294 nucleotidyltransferase-like domain-containing protein, which produces MENAIPRRVYDFLKDYPPFSLMEESQLMAIAGQVRIRYVQEQALLFSSQEETRPEIYLVREGAVHLLLPVGDGERLVEICDVGELFGLRPLISNQPYQLSAKAVEESLIYVIPIELLKPIIENQPQVAWYFAQSFAGGYAAATSSRTQGKIFLNTDHLLDKSFQLVEIQSIDYSKDPVSCPPGISIQEAAQIMRRENVGSIIVVTPEGLPLGIITDRDLRNRVVAGDHPASQPVDTIMSNPVITMAPQLTVADVQILMMKHGIHHLVITSNGQCDTPVIGVISEHDLLVIQGNNPAVLIREIKRSQTAGELRLIREKAEGLLKKYLFQEVAIGFISSMITQINDAIIIQAIQLSEKAMELENGPRPNLKWCWMALGSEGREEQLLRTDQDNALVFEDVPEEQLAEVKKYYLALSQKVTKMLFECGFDYCPGNMMASNPEWCLSLAEWKAQFSKWIYAPNQQNVMYSNIFFDFRPIYGEFGLTDALASHIFESTGKRDIFLSFMAKDAIENPAPLTFFRQFMVERSGENKDEFDIKSRAMMPLADAARVLILEAQQPQINNTFRRFDKLAELEPQNRELFQQAADAYEILVRYRALQGLKNNNSGRYFKPSELSKMERLNLRNTFKPIRDLQDLLKVRFRLNFML; this is translated from the coding sequence ATGGAAAACGCTATTCCCCGCAGGGTATATGATTTTTTGAAGGACTATCCTCCCTTTTCGCTGATGGAGGAATCGCAATTGATGGCCATTGCAGGCCAGGTGCGAATTCGTTATGTGCAAGAGCAAGCATTGCTTTTTTCCAGCCAAGAAGAGACCCGACCAGAAATCTACCTGGTGCGGGAGGGAGCGGTGCACTTGCTGCTGCCCGTAGGGGATGGTGAGCGTTTGGTTGAAATATGTGATGTGGGAGAGCTTTTTGGCTTGCGACCCCTGATCAGCAATCAGCCCTATCAACTCAGTGCAAAAGCCGTAGAAGAAAGCTTGATCTATGTCATACCAATTGAGCTACTAAAGCCTATTATCGAAAACCAACCACAAGTCGCCTGGTATTTTGCGCAGAGCTTTGCTGGCGGTTACGCCGCCGCCACTTCCTCCCGGACTCAGGGAAAAATTTTCCTAAATACCGATCACCTGCTGGATAAAAGTTTTCAGCTGGTAGAAATTCAATCCATTGATTATAGCAAAGACCCCGTTAGTTGTCCGCCGGGGATTAGCATCCAGGAAGCTGCCCAAATCATGCGTCGGGAGAATGTCGGCTCCATCATCGTGGTGACGCCCGAAGGCCTTCCGTTGGGGATCATCACCGACCGGGATTTGCGCAATAGGGTAGTGGCTGGGGACCATCCGGCGAGCCAACCTGTAGACACCATTATGTCAAATCCCGTCATTACCATGGCTCCTCAGCTCACCGTGGCCGATGTGCAGATCTTGATGATGAAACACGGGATTCACCACTTGGTTATTACCTCTAATGGTCAGTGCGATACGCCCGTAATTGGCGTTATTTCAGAACATGATTTATTGGTTATTCAGGGCAACAATCCTGCTGTTTTAATTCGTGAAATTAAACGAAGTCAAACAGCAGGTGAATTGCGACTTATTCGCGAAAAAGCAGAGGGGCTGCTCAAGAAATACCTTTTTCAGGAAGTGGCCATTGGTTTTATCAGTTCCATGATCACCCAAATCAACGATGCGATCATCATTCAAGCGATACAATTGAGTGAAAAAGCCATGGAATTGGAAAACGGGCCTAGACCCAACCTGAAATGGTGCTGGATGGCCCTGGGAAGCGAGGGCAGAGAGGAACAACTCCTGCGGACCGACCAGGACAACGCCCTCGTCTTCGAAGATGTACCAGAAGAACAACTAGCCGAAGTAAAAAAGTATTACCTGGCATTGTCCCAAAAGGTAACCAAGATGCTTTTTGAATGTGGGTTTGATTACTGTCCAGGCAATATGATGGCTAGCAATCCGGAATGGTGCTTATCCTTAGCGGAATGGAAAGCTCAATTCTCTAAATGGATTTATGCACCGAATCAGCAAAATGTCATGTACTCCAATATTTTCTTTGATTTTCGGCCCATTTATGGCGAATTTGGGTTGACGGATGCCCTGGCTAGTCACATTTTCGAATCCACTGGCAAAAGAGATATCTTTCTTTCCTTTATGGCCAAAGATGCCATTGAAAATCCGGCACCTTTAACTTTCTTTCGCCAATTCATGGTAGAAAGAAGTGGTGAAAACAAAGACGAATTTGATATCAAGAGCCGGGCCATGATGCCGTTGGCTGATGCGGCCCGGGTCCTCATCCTCGAAGCCCAACAACCTCAAATTAATAATACCTTTCGGCGCTTTGATAAATTGGCGGAATTAGAACCTCAGAATAGAGAATTGTTTCAACAAGCCGCTGATGCCTACGAGATCCTGGTTCGTTATCGCGCCCTGCAAGGCCTGAAAAACAACAACTCCGGTCGTTATTTTAAGCCCTCCGAACTATCCAAAATGGAGCGACTTAACCTCAGAAACACCTTTAAACCTATCCGCGATTTACAGGATTTGTTAAAGGTGCGATTTCGCCTAAATTTTATGCTCTAG
- a CDS encoding GlsB/YeaQ/YmgE family stress response membrane protein produces MGFLYWLAIGLGAGSIAKLLTPQDEKGGWVSSLIIGVIGAYVGGFIAGISGIRYILGSGLLGSLIIATGGAFLVLFIYHKYLKDKLNLPI; encoded by the coding sequence ATGGGATTTCTTTATTGGCTTGCAATTGGCCTAGGGGCTGGCTCCATTGCTAAACTCTTGACCCCCCAAGACGAAAAAGGTGGCTGGGTTTCCTCTTTGATTATTGGAGTGATAGGTGCCTATGTTGGCGGGTTCATCGCTGGCATTTCGGGTATCCGTTATATTTTGGGATCTGGCTTGCTAGGGAGCTTGATTATCGCAACAGGAGGGGCCTTTTTGGTGCTTTTTATCTACCACAAATACTTGAAAGATAAACTCAATTTGCCGATTTAG
- a CDS encoding acyl-CoA desaturase, translating to MMKVTFQNDKPSEFYLALGKRVSEYFKTQQHNRKATPLYWFKITSLLVMFFTLYALVFLFPQYYTVVMGAYLGMGVLIVSILFAIGHDSVHNSVSSNPKVNYVMGYIWNFFGISSYFWRLKHNVSHHAFTNIPGSDGDLDQTKLLRLNPLSPRTPIHRYQHLYAMAIYSLLGPYIIFIRDFKLLKEKKFGNTVIEKHPTSEIFIIILSKIWFLLMMVVFPVYFTGLSVGSVLIATLAMMFVAGIFTAIVSFPVHVTYESDYALPNDQGIVEMDFMTHQILTTVDYSAENKFIHWFFGGINTHVVHHMFPGVNHIHYYDLTKIVRDTAAEYNIRYVNKTFATVMRDHLLFLRELGTRDNPTNLTFI from the coding sequence ATGATGAAAGTTACATTTCAAAATGATAAGCCTAGCGAATTTTACCTCGCCCTAGGAAAACGAGTCAGTGAATATTTCAAGACGCAACAGCATAATAGAAAGGCAACCCCTTTGTATTGGTTCAAAATAACCAGTCTACTGGTGATGTTCTTCACCCTATACGCGCTGGTCTTTTTATTTCCGCAATACTATACGGTCGTAATGGGCGCTTATTTGGGGATGGGCGTTTTGATCGTTTCTATTCTTTTTGCTATTGGTCACGATTCTGTTCACAACTCCGTCTCTTCCAATCCCAAGGTGAATTACGTTATGGGGTATATTTGGAATTTCTTCGGTATTAGCAGCTATTTTTGGAGATTAAAACACAATGTGTCTCATCATGCTTTTACGAATATTCCGGGTAGCGACGGAGACCTTGACCAAACCAAATTACTTCGGCTTAACCCCTTGTCGCCTCGAACCCCCATTCATCGCTACCAGCACTTGTATGCGATGGCAATTTATAGCTTATTGGGGCCATACATCATTTTTATCCGGGATTTCAAATTACTAAAAGAGAAAAAATTCGGCAATACGGTCATCGAAAAACATCCGACTAGCGAGATCTTTATCATCATCCTTAGCAAAATATGGTTTTTACTCATGATGGTGGTTTTTCCCGTTTATTTTACTGGTTTATCCGTCGGAAGTGTCTTAATTGCTACCTTGGCTATGATGTTTGTTGCAGGTATTTTCACCGCTATCGTCTCTTTTCCGGTGCACGTCACCTATGAAAGTGATTATGCCCTCCCCAACGATCAGGGTATAGTGGAAATGGACTTTATGACCCACCAAATTTTAACCACGGTGGATTATTCTGCTGAAAATAAATTCATACACTGGTTCTTTGGCGGTATCAATACCCATGTCGTACACCATATGTTCCCCGGTGTCAATCATATTCATTATTATGATCTCACCAAGATTGTCAGAGATACTGCTGCCGAATACAATATCCGATATGTCAATAAAACCTTTGCTACTGTAATGCGGGACCATCTCTTGTTTTTACGAGAGTTAGGTACTAGAGATAATCCAACAAACCTTACCTTTATCTAG
- a CDS encoding GH3 auxin-responsive promoter family protein, with the protein MSIKSFIAKRVARIYANKIKKWRNDPFTYQENIFSYNVSVGAQTAFGKDHGLDQVNSYEDYKKAVPLRDYESFRDYVDRIIAGERDVLWKGMPKYMAKTSGTTSGVKYIPVSEEGMPTFINAGRIALAMYINETGDASWVNGGLIFIQGSPELQQVGAVTAGRMSGITYHHIPSYFRKNLTPTYATNIIDDWETKVDKICDETLQKDMTVIGGIPPWVLMYFEQLIKKTGKKTVGEIFPNFNIYVYGGVNFTPYRNQFRDAIGRDIAYIETYNASEGFIAFQDEQSAEGMLLNLDGGIFYEFVPAEEIYDENPTRLRLQDVEVGPNYAIILNTNSGLWGYIIGDTVRFVSVNPYRVVVTGRTKHFISAFGEHVISEEVDDAIQTVADKLGLGIIEFTVAPQVNPKPGELPYHEWFVEFVEEPANLPAFAAQVDKILCEKNIYYKDLIQGSMLQPLIIRSIPKDGFRNYMKSKGKLGGQNKMPRLSNDRKYAEELIAVLGLEV; encoded by the coding sequence ATGAGTATCAAATCATTCATAGCGAAGCGTGTTGCACGCATTTACGCAAATAAGATTAAAAAATGGCGTAATGATCCCTTTACCTACCAGGAAAACATTTTTTCTTACAATGTAAGTGTGGGTGCACAAACGGCATTTGGTAAAGACCATGGCCTGGATCAGGTGAACAGCTATGAAGACTATAAAAAAGCTGTTCCGCTCAGGGATTACGAATCTTTTCGGGATTATGTAGATCGTATCATCGCAGGTGAAAGAGACGTCTTGTGGAAAGGAATGCCCAAATATATGGCAAAAACCTCCGGCACCACTTCTGGCGTGAAATACATCCCCGTTTCTGAAGAAGGGATGCCGACTTTTATAAATGCGGGCAGAATTGCCCTGGCGATGTACATCAACGAAACAGGGGATGCCAGTTGGGTCAATGGTGGCTTGATATTCATACAAGGAAGTCCTGAATTACAACAAGTAGGTGCCGTTACGGCAGGTCGCATGTCGGGCATCACTTATCATCATATCCCCTCCTATTTCCGCAAAAACCTTACGCCTACCTATGCGACCAATATTATTGATGATTGGGAAACCAAGGTGGATAAGATTTGTGATGAAACCCTCCAAAAAGATATGACGGTGATCGGGGGCATCCCTCCTTGGGTACTGATGTACTTTGAGCAACTCATCAAAAAAACCGGAAAGAAAACGGTCGGAGAAATTTTTCCAAACTTCAATATTTATGTCTATGGTGGTGTCAATTTCACCCCATATAGGAATCAATTTCGCGATGCCATTGGCAGGGATATAGCCTATATCGAAACCTACAATGCATCCGAGGGCTTTATCGCTTTCCAGGATGAGCAATCTGCCGAGGGAATGCTATTGAATCTAGATGGAGGTATCTTTTACGAATTTGTACCTGCCGAGGAAATTTACGATGAAAATCCTACGCGTTTGCGATTACAAGATGTAGAGGTAGGTCCTAATTATGCGATCATTCTGAATACCAATTCGGGTTTATGGGGATATATTATTGGTGATACGGTACGTTTTGTTTCTGTTAACCCCTATCGGGTTGTTGTCACGGGGCGCACCAAGCATTTTATCTCCGCCTTTGGCGAACATGTAATTAGCGAGGAGGTAGATGATGCTATTCAAACGGTAGCAGATAAATTAGGCCTGGGCATCATCGAATTCACCGTTGCGCCGCAGGTAAATCCGAAACCCGGCGAACTGCCCTACCATGAATGGTTTGTCGAATTTGTGGAAGAACCAGCTAACCTGCCAGCGTTTGCCGCCCAAGTGGATAAAATCCTTTGTGAAAAAAACATTTATTACAAAGACCTGATCCAGGGATCTATGTTGCAACCGCTGATCATCCGGTCTATTCCCAAAGATGGTTTCCGAAATTATATGAAATCTAAAGGGAAATTGGGTGGACAAAATAAAATGCCTCGCCTTTCTAATGACCGTAAGTATGCAGAGGAATTGATAGCCGTACTAGGGCTAGAAGTGTAA
- a CDS encoding sterol desaturase family protein produces the protein MLTFLGLIAPIFFMVVGLEYFIGRMMGKKLYHFSDAVSNMSAGMAERLFDFFYAIAMLFVFKWVFDNFAITELPRTPLMWILCLVVYDFLYYWYHRTGHEANFLWAVHIVHHQSEDYNLTVGSRQSGFQAIARTFFLSVLPILGFVPEFAWTVFIVGGTHQFFLHTRLIGKLGPLEYIFVTPSLHRVHHGRNEKYLDKNYGGIFIWWDMLFGTYQKEEDEVKYGITTGLASTNVYWALFHYWVDLFKQAKTIPDWKNKLLLFVKRPGWSPEGMQKPVHDKNNSLDRPVYDPKAPLPLSIYVFLQIFIGMCLMSAMLIKKGKVTDGYESLMSFYTEFMPLSEVLTYTLLITMATLTVPVLMEKKKWAYKVEHLRLALMAIGVPFILLNMEVGDPLGSLFAGIFLAFSVWLYRMRHFFIVRQSDAKVNSRLETVRSFLFK, from the coding sequence ATGCTAACATTCTTAGGACTGATTGCACCTATCTTTTTCATGGTTGTTGGACTGGAATATTTCATCGGTCGGATGATGGGCAAAAAGCTTTATCATTTTAGCGATGCCGTTTCCAATATGAGTGCGGGTATGGCCGAGCGCTTATTTGATTTTTTCTACGCTATCGCTATGCTCTTTGTTTTTAAATGGGTATTTGACAATTTTGCCATCACAGAGTTGCCCAGAACGCCCTTGATGTGGATTTTGTGTCTGGTGGTTTATGATTTTCTGTATTATTGGTATCACCGGACGGGGCATGAAGCGAATTTCCTCTGGGCTGTGCATATTGTTCACCACCAAAGTGAAGACTACAACCTGACGGTAGGATCCCGGCAATCTGGTTTCCAAGCTATTGCCCGTACTTTCTTTTTGAGTGTACTCCCTATCCTTGGGTTTGTCCCCGAATTTGCCTGGACCGTCTTTATTGTTGGCGGTACCCACCAGTTCTTTTTACATACTCGGCTGATTGGCAAACTAGGACCACTGGAGTATATCTTTGTTACCCCCTCCTTGCATAGGGTTCATCACGGTAGAAATGAAAAATACCTGGATAAAAACTATGGTGGCATCTTTATCTGGTGGGATATGTTATTTGGGACCTACCAAAAAGAGGAAGATGAGGTGAAGTATGGCATTACAACAGGGCTGGCTAGCACCAATGTTTATTGGGCGCTCTTCCATTATTGGGTGGACCTGTTTAAACAAGCTAAGACTATTCCTGATTGGAAAAATAAACTATTATTGTTTGTAAAACGCCCCGGCTGGTCTCCTGAAGGAATGCAGAAGCCAGTTCATGACAAGAACAATTCACTCGATCGGCCGGTTTATGACCCTAAGGCACCATTGCCCTTATCGATATATGTCTTTTTACAGATTTTTATTGGGATGTGCTTGATGAGTGCCATGTTGATCAAAAAAGGGAAAGTCACTGATGGATATGAATCCTTGATGTCTTTTTATACGGAATTCATGCCGCTCAGTGAAGTGTTGACCTATACCTTATTGATAACAATGGCAACATTGACCGTGCCGGTTTTGATGGAAAAGAAAAAATGGGCTTATAAGGTGGAGCACCTTCGCCTGGCCTTAATGGCCATTGGTGTTCCTTTTATTTTGCTCAATATGGAGGTCGGGGATCCATTGGGTAGCCTTTTTGCAGGCATTTTCTTGGCGTTTAGTGTTTGGTTATACCGAATGCGCCATTTCTTTATAGTAAGGCAATCAGATGCCAAAGTTAATTCTAGACTTGAAACCGTTCGTTCTTTTCTGTTTAAATAA